In the Pseudomonas sp. DTU_2021_1001937_2_SI_NGA_ILE_001 genome, one interval contains:
- the grxC gene encoding glutaredoxin 3, which produces MADVIVYSSDYCPYCMRAKQLLNSKNVAFKEVRVDGQPQVRAAMAEKAGRTSVPQIWIGATHVGGCDDLFALERAGKLDLLLQA; this is translated from the coding sequence ATGGCCGACGTCATCGTCTATTCCAGCGACTACTGCCCCTATTGCATGCGCGCCAAGCAATTGCTGAACAGCAAGAACGTCGCGTTCAAGGAAGTTCGCGTCGATGGCCAGCCCCAGGTGCGCGCCGCCATGGCCGAGAAAGCCGGGCGCACCTCGGTGCCGCAGATCTGGATCGGCGCGACCCACGTGGGCGGCTGCGATGACCTGTTCGCCCTGGAACGCGCCGGCAAGCTCGACTTGCTGCTCCAGGCCTGA
- the gpmI gene encoding 2,3-bisphosphoglycerate-independent phosphoglycerate mutase gives MTAAPKPLVLIILDGFGHSENPEGNAIMAARMPVMERLYATQPHGLISGSGMDVGLPDGQMGNSEVGHMNLGAGRVVYQDFTRVTKAIRDGEFFENPAICTAVDKAVGAGKAVHIMGLLSDGGVHSHQDHLVAMAELAAKRGAEKIYLHAFLDGRDTPPRSAQGSIELLDQTFARLGKGRIATLIGRYFAMDRDNRWDRVSAAYNLIVDGAAEFTAQSAVAGLQAAYARDESDEFVKATAIGEKVTVEDGDAVVFMNFRADRARELSRVFVENDFKEFARARQPKVEYVMLTQYAASIPAPAAFAPGSLKNVLGQYLADHGKTQLRIAETEKYAHVTFFFSGGREEEFPGEERILIPSPKVATYDLQPEMSAPEVTDRIVDAIEHQRYDVIIVNYANGDMVGHSGVMSAAVKAVECLDDCLGRITGALDKVGGEALITADHGNVEQMTDDTTGQAHTAHTSEPVPFIYYGKQPLKVREGGVLADVAPTLLLLLGLDKPEEMTGHSILVPN, from the coding sequence ATGACTGCTGCGCCAAAACCTCTGGTTCTGATCATTCTCGACGGCTTCGGCCACAGCGAGAATCCCGAAGGCAACGCCATCATGGCCGCCAGGATGCCAGTCATGGAGCGCCTCTATGCCACCCAGCCGCACGGCCTGATTTCCGGCTCGGGCATGGATGTCGGCCTGCCTGACGGGCAGATGGGCAACTCCGAGGTCGGCCACATGAACCTCGGCGCCGGCCGCGTGGTTTACCAGGACTTCACCCGAGTCACCAAGGCCATCCGTGACGGCGAGTTCTTCGAGAACCCGGCCATCTGCACCGCCGTCGACAAGGCCGTGGGCGCCGGCAAGGCCGTACATATCATGGGCCTGCTCTCCGACGGTGGCGTGCACAGCCACCAGGACCACCTGGTAGCCATGGCCGAACTGGCTGCCAAGCGCGGTGCCGAGAAAATCTACCTGCACGCCTTCCTCGATGGCCGCGACACACCGCCGCGCAGCGCCCAGGGCTCCATCGAACTGCTCGACCAGACTTTCGCCCGCCTGGGCAAAGGCCGTATCGCCACGCTGATAGGCCGCTACTTCGCCATGGACCGTGACAATCGCTGGGACCGTGTTTCGGCGGCCTACAACCTGATCGTCGACGGCGCTGCCGAATTCACCGCGCAAAGCGCTGTGGCCGGCCTGCAGGCCGCCTACGCCCGCGATGAAAGCGACGAGTTCGTCAAGGCCACCGCCATTGGCGAAAAAGTCACCGTCGAAGACGGCGACGCCGTGGTGTTCATGAACTTCCGCGCCGACCGTGCCCGCGAGCTGAGCCGCGTGTTCGTCGAGAACGACTTCAAGGAATTCGCCCGCGCGCGCCAGCCGAAGGTCGAGTACGTGATGCTCACCCAGTACGCCGCGAGCATTCCGGCCCCTGCTGCGTTCGCTCCCGGCAGCCTGAAGAACGTCCTGGGCCAGTACCTGGCCGACCACGGCAAGACCCAGCTGCGCATCGCCGAAACCGAGAAGTACGCCCACGTGACCTTCTTCTTCTCCGGTGGCCGCGAAGAGGAATTCCCTGGTGAAGAACGCATTCTGATCCCATCGCCGAAGGTCGCCACCTACGACCTGCAACCGGAGATGAGCGCGCCGGAAGTCACCGACCGCATCGTCGACGCCATCGAGCACCAGCGCTACGACGTGATCATCGTCAACTACGCCAACGGCGACATGGTCGGCCACAGCGGCGTGATGTCTGCCGCCGTGAAGGCCGTGGAATGCCTCGACGATTGCCTGGGCCGCATCACCGGTGCCCTGGACAAGGTGGGTGGCGAAGCGCTGATCACCGCCGACCATGGCAACGTCGAACAGATGACCGACGACACTACCGGCCAGGCGCACACCGCGCACACCTCCGAACCCGTGCCGTTCATCTACTACGGCAAGCAGCCGCTGAAGGTCCGCGAAGGCGGCGTACTGGCCGATGTTGCCCCCACCCTGCTGCTGTTGCTGGGCCTGGACAAGCCGGAAGAAATGACCGGCCATTCGATCCTGGTACCCAACTGA
- a CDS encoding peroxiredoxin: MTLRLGDIAPDFEQDSSEGRIRFHEWLGDSWGVLFSHPADFTPVCTTELGFTARLKDEFTKRGVKAIALSVDPVDSHIKWIDDINTTQHTQVNFPILADADRKVSDLYDLIHPNASDTFTVRSLFIIDPNKKVRLIITYPASTGRNFHEILRVIDSLQLTDNYKVATPANWVEGDDVVIVPSVKDEEEIRQRFPKGYQAVTPYLRLTPQPNRE; the protein is encoded by the coding sequence ATGACACTGCGACTTGGCGATATCGCCCCTGACTTCGAACAGGACTCCAGTGAAGGCCGTATCCGCTTTCACGAGTGGCTGGGCGACAGTTGGGGGGTGCTGTTCTCTCACCCGGCGGACTTCACGCCGGTATGCACCACCGAGCTGGGTTTCACTGCACGCTTGAAGGATGAATTCACCAAGCGCGGGGTCAAGGCCATCGCCTTGTCCGTGGACCCGGTCGACTCACACATCAAGTGGATCGACGACATCAACACCACCCAGCACACCCAGGTGAATTTCCCGATTCTTGCCGATGCCGATCGCAAGGTCTCGGACCTCTACGACCTGATCCATCCCAACGCCAGTGACACCTTCACCGTACGCTCGCTGTTCATCATCGACCCGAACAAGAAGGTGCGGCTGATCATCACCTACCCGGCCAGCACCGGACGCAACTTCCATGAAATTTTGCGGGTCATCGACTCCCTGCAATTGACCGACAACTACAAGGTGGCCACGCCGGCCAACTGGGTGGAGGGTGATGACGTGGTCATCGTGCCCTCGGTCAAGGACGAGGAAGAGATTCGCCAACGTTTTCCCAAGGGCTACCAGGCTGTTACGCCCTACCTGCGCCTCACGCCGCAACCCAATCGCGAATAG
- a CDS encoding sulfonate ABC transporter substrate-binding protein, which produces MRTPFLRRSFAVLLATALSLGVLTQAQAEELRIGYQKYGTLVLLKAKGTLEKRLAEQGVKVQWTEFPGGPQLLEGLNVGSIDFGVTGETPPVFAQAAGADLLYVAYEPPAPTSEAILVPKDSPVTSVQDLKGKKVVLNKGSNVHYLLVRALEDAGLKYSDIQTVFLPPADARAAFERGSVDAWVIWDPYQAAAEQQLQARTLRNGAGIVDNHQFYLATKTYAQKHPQVIQALVEEVRAVGEWSQANPDEVTRQVAPLLGLPADITLTSVKRQGYGAHFITPQVVEAQQKIADTFLQLKLIPKPLRIADVIWTPPAAVAKAP; this is translated from the coding sequence ATGCGCACCCCCTTCTTGCGTCGCAGTTTCGCCGTGCTTCTGGCGACCGCCTTGAGCCTCGGCGTGCTGACCCAGGCTCAGGCCGAAGAGCTGCGTATCGGCTACCAGAAGTACGGCACCCTGGTGCTGCTCAAGGCCAAGGGCACGCTGGAGAAGCGTCTGGCCGAGCAGGGCGTGAAGGTGCAATGGACCGAATTCCCCGGCGGCCCGCAACTGTTGGAAGGCCTGAACGTGGGCTCCATCGACTTCGGCGTGACCGGCGAGACCCCGCCAGTGTTTGCCCAGGCCGCAGGCGCCGACCTGCTGTATGTGGCCTACGAGCCGCCTGCGCCGACCAGCGAAGCGATTCTGGTGCCCAAGGATTCGCCTGTCACCTCGGTGCAGGATCTCAAGGGCAAGAAGGTCGTGCTGAACAAGGGCTCCAATGTGCACTACCTGCTGGTGCGGGCCTTGGAAGACGCTGGGCTGAAATACAGCGACATCCAGACCGTGTTCCTGCCGCCAGCCGATGCCCGCGCCGCCTTCGAGCGTGGCAGCGTCGATGCCTGGGTGATCTGGGACCCGTACCAGGCCGCCGCCGAGCAGCAGCTGCAGGCGCGCACGCTGCGCAATGGCGCCGGTATCGTCGACAACCATCAGTTCTACCTGGCCACCAAAACCTACGCACAGAAGCATCCTCAGGTCATCCAGGCGCTGGTCGAAGAGGTTCGTGCAGTGGGCGAGTGGTCTCAGGCCAACCCTGACGAGGTGACCCGCCAGGTCGCGCCGCTGCTGGGCCTGCCTGCCGATATCACCCTCACCTCAGTGAAGCGCCAGGGCTACGGTGCGCACTTCATTACCCCGCAGGTGGTCGAGGCGCAGCAGAAGATCGCCGACACCTTTCTCCAGCTCAAGCTGATCCCCAAACCCTTGCGCATCGCCGATGTGATCTGGACACCCCCTGCCGCCGTGGCGAAAGCCCCCTGA
- a CDS encoding divergent polysaccharide deacetylase family protein, with the protein MRLLQLGLALLLAAASLGAVAGEPAKAYLSLIIDDLGQNPDRDSRTLALPGPVTLAIMPDTPHASEFARQAHKAGKTVILHMPMDPATGPYAWHPGLPTSELESRLNAALLKVPFAAGINNHMGSRMTAEPQAMAWLMEELQRRHLFFVDSRTSARTVAAAQAQRIGLASVSRDVFLDDERTAEAITRQLRSAIDLARKQGSAVVIGHPYPVTLDVLERELPKLKAQGIEWIELRHMIGERGNRAMGAHGKNGLYR; encoded by the coding sequence ATGCGCCTGCTGCAACTGGGGCTGGCCCTGCTGCTGGCCGCCGCTTCGCTTGGAGCGGTGGCCGGTGAACCCGCCAAGGCCTACCTGAGCCTGATCATCGATGACCTGGGGCAGAATCCCGACCGGGACAGCCGCACCCTGGCCCTGCCCGGCCCAGTGACCCTGGCGATCATGCCCGACACGCCTCACGCCAGCGAGTTCGCCCGGCAGGCCCACAAGGCCGGCAAGACGGTGATTCTGCACATGCCGATGGACCCGGCCACCGGCCCCTATGCCTGGCACCCCGGCCTGCCGACCAGCGAACTGGAAAGCCGTCTGAATGCCGCGCTGCTCAAGGTGCCTTTCGCCGCCGGGATCAACAACCACATGGGCAGCCGCATGACCGCCGAGCCCCAGGCCATGGCTTGGCTGATGGAAGAGCTGCAGCGCCGCCACCTGTTTTTCGTCGACAGTCGCACCAGCGCCAGGACCGTCGCCGCCGCCCAGGCGCAGCGCATCGGGCTGGCCAGCGTATCCCGCGACGTGTTCCTCGACGACGAGCGCACCGCCGAGGCCATCACCCGCCAGTTGCGCAGCGCCATCGACCTGGCCCGCAAGCAGGGCTCGGCCGTGGTCATCGGCCACCCCTACCCGGTGACCCTGGACGTGCTGGAGCGCGAACTGCCCAAGCTCAAGGCTCAGGGCATAGAATGGATCGAGCTGCGGCACATGATCGGCGAGCGGGGCAACCGGGCCATGGGCGCACACGGCAAGAACGGCCTCTATCGTTGA
- the trmL gene encoding tRNA (uridine(34)/cytosine(34)/5-carboxymethylaminomethyluridine(34)-2'-O)-methyltransferase TrmL, protein MFHVILFQPEIPPNTGNVIRLCANSGCTLHLIEPLGFELDDKRLRRAGLDYHEYATLQTHADLASCLEKLGQPRLFAFTTKGSRPFHDVSFQPGDAFVFGPESRGLPAEVLDTFTPERRLRLPMREGCRSLNLSNTVAVAVYEAWRQQGFA, encoded by the coding sequence ATGTTTCACGTGATCCTTTTTCAACCAGAAATTCCGCCGAATACCGGCAATGTGATAAGGCTCTGTGCCAACAGCGGCTGCACCCTGCACCTGATCGAACCCTTGGGCTTCGAACTGGATGACAAGCGCCTGCGCAGGGCCGGGCTGGATTACCACGAGTATGCCACGCTGCAGACCCATGCCGACCTCGCCAGTTGTCTTGAGAAGCTCGGCCAGCCACGGCTGTTCGCCTTTACCACCAAGGGTTCGCGGCCCTTCCATGACGTGTCCTTCCAGCCCGGCGACGCCTTTGTGTTCGGCCCGGAAAGCCGCGGCTTGCCCGCCGAAGTGCTGGACACCTTCACCCCGGAACGCCGCCTGCGTCTGCCGATGCGCGAAGGCTGCCGCAGCCTCAACCTGTCCAACACCGTGGCGGTGGCGGTCTACGAGGCGTGGCGCCAGCAAGGGTTCGCCTGA
- a CDS encoding ABC transporter substrate-binding protein encodes MFKGLLLVLIGLLPFLSPLARSAEVATQQIVLLTENYPPYNMAVDGKNFAQDANLDGISVEIMRETFKRAGIDYNLTLRFPWDRVYKLALEKPGYGVFSTIRTPEREHLFKWVGPLAPVDWVLLARSDSPITSLNKLAEARGYRIGAYKGDAIAEHLALKGFDPVLMLRDQDNPKRLQSGQIDLWATADPVGRYLARQEGITGLKTVLRFQKAELYLALNKDTPQSIVDRLQKALDQMRAEGRIERIMDKYL; translated from the coding sequence ATGTTCAAGGGTCTTCTGCTGGTACTGATTGGCTTGCTCCCTTTCTTGAGTCCACTGGCTCGCAGCGCCGAAGTGGCTACTCAGCAAATCGTTCTGCTGACCGAGAACTACCCGCCCTACAACATGGCGGTAGACGGCAAGAACTTCGCCCAGGACGCCAACCTCGACGGCATCTCCGTAGAGATCATGCGCGAGACCTTCAAGCGTGCCGGTATCGACTACAACCTGACCCTGCGTTTTCCCTGGGACCGCGTCTACAAGCTGGCGCTGGAAAAGCCTGGCTATGGCGTGTTCTCCACCATCCGTACCCCTGAACGGGAGCACCTCTTCAAGTGGGTCGGGCCCTTGGCGCCGGTCGACTGGGTGCTGCTGGCGCGCAGCGACAGCCCGATCACTTCGCTGAACAAGCTGGCCGAAGCCCGTGGCTACCGTATCGGTGCCTACAAGGGCGACGCGATTGCCGAGCACCTGGCTCTCAAGGGCTTCGATCCGGTATTGATGCTGCGCGACCAGGACAATCCCAAGCGCCTGCAAAGCGGCCAGATCGACCTGTGGGCCACCGCCGACCCCGTGGGGCGCTACCTGGCACGCCAGGAAGGCATCACCGGGCTGAAGACCGTGCTGCGCTTCCAGAAGGCCGAGCTTTACCTGGCGTTGAACAAGGACACTCCGCAAAGCATTGTCGATCGCCTGCAGAAAGCGCTGGATCAGATGCGCGCCGAAGGCCGCATCGAGCGCATCATGGATAAGTACCTTTAG
- the secB gene encoding protein-export chaperone SecB produces the protein MTEQTNNGAVANEDSAPQFSLQRLYVRDLSFEAPKSPAIFRQEWTPSVSLDLNTRQKALENDFYEVVLTLSVTVNNGDEVAFIVEVQQAGIFMIKGLDAASMSHTLGAFCPNILFPYAREAIDSLVVRGSFPALMLSPVNFDALYAQELQRMQESGEAPSA, from the coding sequence ATGACCGAACAAACCAACAACGGCGCCGTCGCTAACGAAGACAGCGCGCCACAGTTCTCCCTGCAGCGTCTCTATGTTCGTGACCTGTCGTTCGAAGCCCCGAAAAGCCCGGCGATCTTCCGCCAGGAGTGGACGCCTTCGGTCAGCCTGGACCTGAACACCCGCCAGAAAGCCCTGGAAAACGATTTCTACGAAGTGGTGCTGACCCTGTCGGTGACCGTCAACAACGGTGACGAAGTCGCCTTCATCGTCGAAGTGCAGCAGGCCGGTATCTTCATGATCAAGGGGCTGGATGCCGCGTCCATGAGCCATACCCTGGGCGCGTTCTGCCCGAACATCCTGTTCCCGTACGCACGTGAGGCAATCGACAGCCTGGTGGTGCGTGGCTCGTTCCCGGCGCTGATGCTGTCGCCGGTCAACTTCGATGCCCTGTATGCCCAAGAGCTGCAGCGCATGCAGGAGTCGGGCGAAGCGCCTTCGGCCTGA
- a CDS encoding OprD family porin encodes MKKSTLALAVTMGVLAQQAGAAGFIEDSKASVSSRTLYFNNDLREGVRASDQRETATGLKFDYSSGFTQGTVGFGLDAQAVMGLHLGGGIQHHTAATSNSFVPTDTDGSSVDDWGRVGANVKARFSKTELKVGNALAPNLPILVSNDGRLLPQAFEGGILTSKDLDGVTFTAGQLNKSIGRASSNWTDLSVNGATQGSDQFRFAGADWKVTKDLTLQYYFANLEDFYKQHFLGLVHVYKIDDNQSFKTDLRYFDSSSDGKNSSGTAGYLFNNNSGYAKTPGEVDNKTWSAMFTYSLGGHALMLGYQQVSDDGGFVQLNQGGVVDGRGRNEGNGGASFYLFTDSMINQFIRAGENTTFGQYSYDFAKVGIPGLKAGIAYLHGDDIKGARGTAAFGREYSEWERDMRIDYVIQSGPLKGLGATVRHGSYRGDDGLNNSTNADQTRLIFNYTYNFM; translated from the coding sequence ATGAAGAAGTCTACCCTGGCCCTGGCCGTAACCATGGGCGTTCTGGCCCAGCAGGCTGGCGCCGCCGGTTTCATCGAAGACAGCAAGGCATCCGTAAGTTCTCGTACCCTGTACTTCAACAACGATCTGCGTGAAGGCGTGCGTGCCAGCGACCAGCGTGAGACCGCTACCGGCCTGAAATTCGACTACTCGTCGGGCTTCACCCAAGGCACCGTAGGCTTTGGTCTGGACGCCCAGGCTGTAATGGGTCTGCACCTGGGTGGTGGCATCCAGCACCACACCGCTGCCACTTCCAACAGCTTCGTTCCTACCGACACCGACGGTTCGTCCGTGGACGACTGGGGCCGTGTCGGCGCCAACGTCAAGGCTCGTTTCTCCAAGACCGAGCTGAAAGTCGGTAACGCCCTGGCACCCAACCTGCCAATCCTGGTCTCCAACGACGGTCGTCTGCTGCCACAAGCCTTCGAGGGCGGCATCCTGACTTCCAAGGACCTGGACGGCGTGACCTTCACCGCCGGTCAGCTGAACAAGAGCATCGGCCGTGCCTCGTCGAACTGGACCGATCTGTCGGTCAACGGCGCGACCCAGGGCAGCGATCAGTTCCGCTTCGCCGGTGCTGACTGGAAAGTCACCAAAGACCTGACCCTGCAGTACTACTTCGCCAACCTGGAAGACTTCTACAAGCAGCACTTCCTGGGCCTGGTACACGTCTACAAGATCGACGACAACCAGTCGTTCAAGACTGACCTGCGCTACTTCGACAGCAGCTCCGATGGCAAGAACAGCAGCGGCACCGCCGGCTACCTGTTCAACAACAACAGCGGCTATGCCAAGACCCCTGGCGAAGTCGACAACAAGACCTGGTCGGCGATGTTCACCTACTCGCTGGGTGGCCATGCGCTGATGCTCGGCTACCAGCAGGTCAGCGATGACGGCGGTTTCGTCCAGCTGAACCAAGGCGGCGTGGTTGACGGCCGTGGCCGCAACGAAGGCAACGGCGGTGCCAGCTTCTACCTGTTCACCGACTCGATGATCAACCAGTTCATCCGTGCCGGCGAAAACACCACCTTCGGTCAGTACTCCTATGACTTCGCCAAGGTCGGCATCCCAGGCCTGAAAGCCGGTATCGCCTACCTGCACGGTGACGACATCAAGGGCGCGCGTGGCACTGCCGCCTTCGGTCGCGAGTACTCCGAGTGGGAACGTGACATGCGTATCGACTACGTGATCCAGAGCGGTCCGCTCAAGGGCCTGGGCGCTACCGTGCGTCACGGTTCGTACCGTGGCGACGATGGTCTGAACAACTCGACCAACGCCGACCAGACCCGTCTGATCTTCAACTACACCTACAACTTCATGTAA
- a CDS encoding murein hydrolase activator EnvC produces the protein MLRVLTALVLICLLNPAFAEDERAQTQKQIEAARQDIAELQKTLSKLQAEKSGVQKDLRTTETEMGKLEKQVEVLQNELKKTEVELQKLDHEKQQLNNAKLDQQRLIAIQARAAYQSGRQEYLKLLLNQQHPEKFARTLTYYDFLSKARLQQLEQFNQTLRQLAKVEKDIDLQQAQLLVQKSDLETRNEELAKVREERQKALAKLNQDYKSGDQKLQARQQEQAELNNVLKTIEETLARQAREAEEARQRALAAEREAEEKRKREALARNSRDDDEPAPKRPARTPGIAVSSDGAVYGGAFAEARGKLPWPINGRLLARFGEARGDDERSRWDGVMISAAAGSQVHAVHGGRVVFADWLRGAGLLVILDHGNGYLSLYGHNQSLLKQAGDIVKAGEAISTVGNSGGQDTSALYFAIRQQGRPTDPAQWCRSHG, from the coding sequence ATGCTCCGCGTCCTGACCGCCCTTGTTCTGATCTGCCTGCTCAACCCGGCATTCGCCGAGGATGAGCGCGCCCAGACGCAAAAACAGATTGAAGCCGCACGCCAGGATATTGCCGAGCTGCAAAAGACCCTCAGCAAGCTGCAGGCCGAAAAGAGCGGGGTCCAGAAAGACCTGCGCACCACCGAAACCGAGATGGGCAAGTTGGAAAAGCAGGTCGAGGTCCTGCAGAACGAACTAAAAAAGACCGAAGTCGAGCTGCAGAAGCTCGACCATGAAAAACAGCAACTGAACAACGCCAAGCTCGATCAGCAACGCCTGATCGCCATCCAGGCGCGTGCCGCCTACCAGAGTGGCCGCCAGGAATACCTCAAGCTGCTGCTCAACCAGCAGCACCCGGAAAAATTCGCCCGCACCCTCACCTACTACGACTTCCTGAGCAAGGCACGCTTGCAGCAGCTGGAGCAGTTCAACCAGACACTGCGCCAGCTGGCCAAGGTCGAAAAGGACATCGACCTGCAACAGGCCCAGTTGCTGGTGCAGAAAAGCGACCTGGAAACCCGTAACGAAGAGCTCGCCAAGGTCCGCGAAGAGCGGCAGAAGGCCCTGGCCAAGCTCAACCAGGACTACAAGTCCGGCGACCAGAAGCTGCAGGCCCGCCAGCAGGAGCAGGCCGAGCTGAACAACGTGCTCAAGACCATCGAGGAAACCCTCGCCCGCCAGGCACGCGAAGCCGAAGAAGCGCGCCAGCGCGCCCTGGCCGCCGAGCGCGAGGCCGAGGAAAAGCGCAAGCGCGAGGCCCTGGCGCGCAACAGCCGCGACGACGATGAGCCTGCCCCCAAACGCCCGGCTCGCACCCCCGGTATCGCGGTGTCCAGCGACGGCGCGGTGTATGGCGGGGCCTTTGCAGAAGCCCGGGGTAAACTTCCGTGGCCGATCAATGGTCGATTGCTTGCACGCTTCGGTGAAGCCCGTGGCGACGATGAACGTTCACGCTGGGACGGTGTGATGATCAGCGCCGCTGCGGGCAGCCAGGTTCATGCGGTGCACGGTGGGCGCGTGGTGTTCGCCGACTGGTTGCGCGGCGCCGGACTTCTGGTCATTCTCGACCACGGTAATGGCTATTTGAGCCTGTACGGCCACAATCAAAGCCTGCTCAAGCAGGCCGGTGACATCGTCAAGGCCGGTGAAGCGATCTCCACGGTAGGCAACAGTGGCGGTCAGGACACTTCGGCGCTGTATTTCGCCATTCGTCAGCAGGGTCGCCCGACCGACCCGGCGCAATGGTGCCGTTCTCATGGATAA
- a CDS encoding S41 family peptidase, which produces MLHLPRLTSLALATALVAGAPWAHAAEPAPAAKPAAAPAAANAKAPLPLDELRTFAEVLDRVKAAYVEPVDDKTLLENAIKGMLSNLDPHSAYLGPEDFQELQESTSGEFGGLGIEVGVEDGYVKVVSPIDDTPASRAGIEAGDLIVKINGAPTQGQTMQEAVDKMRGKIGEKITLTLVRDGGNPFDVTLARAVIQVKSVKSQLLESGYGYIRITQFQVKTGDEVGKALARLRKDNGNKKLSGIILDLRNNPGGVLQSAVAVADHFLTKGLIVYTKGRIPNSELRFSADPADASEGVPLVVLINGGSASASEIVAGALQDQKRGILMGTDTFGKGSVQTVLPLNNDRALKITTALYYTPNGRSIQAQGISPDIVVRRGKVTSEADGENYKEADLYGHLGNGNGGADKPTVKGSTPAKSRPQDEDYQLNQALSLLKGLSVTRGN; this is translated from the coding sequence ATGCTGCATTTGCCCCGCCTCACCTCGCTGGCCCTGGCGACCGCTCTCGTGGCCGGAGCCCCATGGGCGCATGCCGCCGAGCCGGCTCCGGCCGCCAAACCGGCGGCGGCACCTGCTGCAGCCAATGCCAAGGCGCCTCTGCCGCTGGACGAGCTGCGCACCTTCGCCGAGGTGCTGGACCGGGTCAAAGCGGCCTATGTCGAGCCGGTGGACGACAAGACCCTGCTGGAAAACGCCATCAAGGGCATGCTCAGCAACCTCGACCCGCATTCTGCCTACCTCGGCCCTGAAGACTTCCAGGAGCTGCAGGAAAGCACCAGCGGCGAGTTTGGCGGCCTGGGCATCGAGGTGGGCGTCGAGGACGGCTACGTCAAGGTGGTCTCGCCCATCGATGACACCCCGGCTTCGCGTGCCGGCATCGAGGCCGGCGATCTGATCGTCAAGATCAACGGCGCGCCGACCCAGGGCCAGACCATGCAGGAAGCCGTGGACAAGATGCGCGGCAAGATTGGCGAGAAGATCACCCTGACCCTGGTGCGCGACGGCGGCAACCCCTTCGACGTGACCCTGGCGCGGGCCGTCATCCAGGTCAAGAGCGTCAAGTCGCAGCTGCTCGAGAGCGGCTATGGCTATATCCGCATCACCCAGTTCCAGGTCAAGACCGGCGATGAAGTGGGCAAGGCCCTGGCCCGCCTGCGCAAGGACAACGGCAACAAGAAGCTCAGCGGCATCATCCTCGACCTGCGCAACAACCCCGGCGGGGTGCTGCAGTCGGCGGTGGCGGTGGCCGACCACTTCCTGACCAAGGGCCTGATCGTCTACACCAAGGGCCGCATCCCCAACTCCGAGCTGCGTTTTTCTGCCGACCCGGCCGATGCCAGCGAAGGCGTACCGCTGGTGGTGCTGATCAACGGTGGCAGCGCCTCGGCCTCGGAGATCGTCGCCGGCGCCCTGCAAGACCAGAAGCGCGGCATCCTGATGGGCACCGACACCTTCGGCAAGGGCTCGGTGCAGACCGTACTGCCGCTGAACAACGACCGCGCGCTGAAGATCACCACGGCGCTGTACTACACCCCCAACGGTCGCTCCATCCAGGCCCAGGGCATCAGCCCGGACATCGTGGTACGGCGCGGCAAGGTCACCAGCGAGGCCGACGGCGAGAACTACAAGGAAGCCGACCTGTACGGGCATCTGGGCAATGGCAACGGCGGTGCCGACAAGCCGACGGTCAAGGGCAGCACCCCGGCCAAGTCCCGTCCGCAGGATGAGGACTATCAGCTCAACCAGGCACTCAGCCTGCTCAAGGGCCTGAGCGTCACCCGCGGCAACTGA
- a CDS encoding rhodanese-like domain-containing protein, whose translation MVAHLLEFVTHHYLIAGAFVILLALLIAYEMSKGASSVSTGQLTALVNSDQGVVIDVRPAKEFAAGHIVGALNYPQDKLLSRTAELNKHKDKTLILVDAMGQHAGTTARELIKAGFKAAKLSGGISSWRADNLPLVK comes from the coding sequence ATGGTTGCTCACCTGCTTGAATTCGTCACCCACCACTACCTGATCGCCGGCGCTTTCGTGATTCTGCTGGCCCTGCTGATCGCCTACGAGATGAGCAAGGGCGCCAGCAGTGTCAGCACCGGCCAGCTGACCGCGCTGGTCAATAGCGACCAGGGCGTGGTCATCGATGTGCGTCCTGCCAAGGAGTTTGCCGCCGGCCATATCGTCGGTGCCCTGAACTACCCGCAGGACAAACTGCTGAGCCGTACCGCCGAGCTGAACAAGCACAAGGACAAGACGCTGATCCTGGTCGATGCCATGGGCCAGCATGCGGGCACCACCGCTCGCGAGCTGATCAAGGCCGGCTTCAAGGCGGCCAAACTGTCCGGCGGCATTTCCAGCTGGCGCGCCGACAACCTGCCTCTGGTGAAGTGA